A window of the Poecile atricapillus isolate bPoeAtr1 chromosome 17, bPoeAtr1.hap1, whole genome shotgun sequence genome harbors these coding sequences:
- the LOC131585880 gene encoding protein CD300H-like has product MCRWAWLHPEEFFVKNHRENSNSGARSWKMRIFLVWTLFLVRATSTGGQAVTGPRQVTVEQGSSLAVSCSYKPRYKLNSKYWCRKNSLRVCFTYIIQTDGSEVTVTQDRLSIRDNHTANSFRVTLSSVTLEDAGQYSCGVKRRLGINRWHSTKVMVSAAVSNTTEDSNVSLLTTNPLCPRGCGETPVLSQLSVIHLLLLLSIKVPMALAVVCGVAWVRSWRRSHDQENLQVLEVSSSTRARGCPLIPTISEPQGCPPVPMVPTLLGPNHPSRPPRARRCLAPGTSAPGKPEPLLAAPALEREGFGVQRPCVC; this is encoded by the exons ATGTGCAGGTGGGCCTGGCTTCATCCTGAAGAATTTTTTGTGAAAAACCACAGAGAAAATTCCAACTCAGGAGCAAGAAGctggaaaatgaggattttCTTGGTTTGGACCCTTTTCCTCGTGAGAGCCACGAGCACAG gtggccaggcagtgacaggcccCAGGCAGGTGACAGTTGAGCAGGGCAGCTCGCTGGCAGTGTCCTGTAGCTACAAGCCACGCTACAAGCTCAACTCCAAGTACTGGTGCCGCAAAAACTCCCTCCGGGTTTGCTTCACCTACATCATCCAAACCGATGGCTCAGAGGTaacagtgacacaggacaggcTGTCCATCAGGGACAACCACACAGCAAATTCATTCAGAGTGACACTGAGCAGTGTCACACTGGAGGATGCAGGCCAGTACTCCTGCGGGGTGAAGAGGAGACTGGGGATCAATCGCTGGCACAGCACCAAGGTGATGGTCTCTGCAG CTGTTTCAAACACAACAGAGGACAGCAATGTGAGCCTGTTGACCACCAACCCTCTGTGCCCCAGAGGCTGTGGGGAGACTCCAGTGCT GTCCCAGCTCAGTGTCATCcacttgctgcttcttctcagCATCAAGGTGCCCATGGCATTGGCTGTGGTTTGTGGAGTGGCCTGGGTGAGGAGCTGGCGCAGGAGCCATGACCAGGAAAACCTGCAGGTCTTGGAGGtgtccagcagcaccagggcacGGGGCTGCCCACTCATCCCAACCATCTCTGAGCCCCAGGGAtgccctcctgtccccatggtCCCCACCCTGCTGGGGCCGAACCACCCCTCACGGCCACCCCGTGCCAGAAGGTGCTTGGCTCCAGGTACTTCTGCCCCTGGAAAGCCTGAGCCTCTCCTGGCAGCCCCTGCACTGGaaagggaagggtttggggtgcagagaCCCTGTGTCTgttga